A stretch of the Mycobacterium shigaense genome encodes the following:
- the cobG gene encoding precorrin-3B synthase: MDRARDTDACPGALQVHPAADGPLVRVRLPGGMIDAAQLAALADVSDRMGSGTLELTARGNVQLRAISDVTAAADAIAAAGLLPSATHERVRNIVASPLSGRAAGRADVRAWVGELDASIRADPLLAELGGRFWFSLDDGRADVSGLGADAGVHVFEDGCGLLLAGRDTGVRLPAGDVVAALAGIAERFLRIRGKVWRVNELDDAAELWPGAELGAGFPVVTRPPVGWINQDDGNIALGAAVPLGVLPARVAEYLAAIEAPLVITPWRSVLVCDLSEEVADVALRVLAPLGLVFDENSPWLGVSACTGSPGCAQSAADVRADAASLLDADAAAHRHFVGCERACGSPSTGAVLVATGDGYRLLRDNGTVG, from the coding sequence GTGGATCGAGCGCGCGACACCGACGCCTGTCCGGGTGCGCTGCAGGTGCACCCGGCCGCCGACGGTCCGCTGGTGCGTGTTCGGCTGCCCGGCGGCATGATCGATGCCGCCCAGCTGGCGGCCTTGGCGGACGTGTCGGACCGCATGGGCTCGGGAACGCTGGAGCTCACCGCGCGGGGCAACGTGCAACTGCGCGCCATCAGCGACGTGACCGCGGCTGCCGACGCGATCGCCGCCGCCGGGCTGCTGCCGTCCGCAACCCACGAGCGGGTCCGCAACATCGTCGCGTCGCCGTTGTCCGGCCGCGCCGCCGGGCGCGCCGACGTGCGGGCCTGGGTGGGCGAGTTGGACGCCTCGATCCGCGCCGACCCCCTGCTGGCGGAGCTCGGCGGCCGGTTCTGGTTCAGCCTCGACGACGGCCGCGCCGACGTCTCTGGCCTCGGCGCCGACGCGGGCGTGCACGTCTTCGAGGACGGCTGCGGGCTGCTGCTGGCCGGGCGCGACACCGGGGTCCGGCTGCCGGCCGGCGATGTCGTCGCCGCGCTGGCCGGAATCGCCGAGCGGTTCCTCCGGATCCGCGGAAAGGTTTGGCGCGTCAACGAATTGGATGATGCCGCCGAGCTGTGGCCGGGCGCCGAACTCGGAGCCGGATTCCCGGTTGTCACCCGCCCGCCGGTCGGCTGGATCAATCAGGACGACGGAAACATCGCGCTGGGGGCGGCGGTGCCGTTGGGTGTGCTACCCGCCCGGGTGGCAGAGTATCTCGCCGCGATCGAGGCCCCGTTGGTGATCACGCCGTGGCGCTCGGTGCTGGTGTGCGACCTCAGCGAAGAGGTGGCCGACGTCGCGCTGCGGGTGCTGGCGCCGTTGGGGTTGGTGTTCGACGAGAACTCGCCCTGGCTGGGCGTGAGCGCATGCACCGGCAGCCCCGGCTGCGCGCAGTCGGCCGCCGATGTGCGCGCCGACGCGGCGAGCCTGCTCGACGCGGATGCGGCGGCGCATCGCCACTTCGTCGGCTGCGAACGCGCGTGCGGCAGCCCGTCGACCGGTGCGGTGCTGGTCGCCACCGGCGACGGATACCGGCTGCTCCGCGACAACGGCACCGTAGGGTGA
- a CDS encoding precorrin-8X methylmutase codes for MLDYIRDAAEIYRQSFAAIRAEADLTRFPADVARVVVRLIHTCGQVDVAEHVAYSGDVVERASAALRVGAPILCDSSMVAAGITAARLPAGNEVVSLVADPRAPELAARRHTTRSAAGVELWADRLAGAVLAIGNAPTALFRLLELIDEGVAAPAAVLGGPVGFVGSAQSKQELIDRPRGMSYLVVQGRRGGSAMAAAAVNAIASDAE; via the coding sequence GTGCTCGACTACATCCGCGATGCGGCGGAGATCTATCGCCAGTCGTTTGCGGCCATCCGCGCCGAAGCCGACCTGACGCGGTTCCCCGCCGACGTCGCCCGGGTCGTGGTCCGGTTGATCCACACCTGTGGTCAGGTCGACGTCGCCGAGCATGTCGCCTACTCCGGCGACGTCGTCGAGCGCGCGTCCGCCGCCCTGCGCGTCGGGGCGCCGATCCTGTGCGACTCGTCGATGGTTGCCGCCGGGATCACCGCCGCGCGGCTGCCCGCCGGCAACGAGGTCGTGTCGCTGGTCGCCGATCCGCGGGCTCCCGAGCTGGCCGCGCGCCGGCACACCACCCGCTCCGCGGCGGGCGTCGAGCTGTGGGCCGACCGGCTGGCCGGCGCGGTGCTGGCGATCGGCAACGCGCCCACGGCCCTGTTTCGGCTGCTCGAACTGATCGACGAGGGGGTTGCGGCCCCGGCCGCGGTGCTCGGCGGCCCGGTGGGCTTCGTCGGTTCGGCGCAATCCAAACAGGAGCTCATCGACCGGCCGCGGGGCATGTCGTATCTGGTGGTGCAGGGCCGCCGCGGCG